The genomic stretch CTCACCCAGACTCTCACCTTCGAGATTAATTGCTTTACAACCAATCAGATCGACCCAGTAATAACTATCGCTGCCTGCTTTTGGAAATACTTCGCGTGCAACTAAGATGCGAGCACCTTTTAAAGCCTCGGCCTGATCACGATCGGTGATGCCTTCTAAAGCGATCACTACGGTACCGCTATGCATCTTGGCCTGCTTCACCTTGTAAAGCTCTAATGAAGCCTGCTCATGAGACGCAGCAACACCCGCACTCCGACGAGGAATGAGAGATAACCAAAGTTCTTTGCTAGATAAGAGGGCTACGGGATCGGTGGAATGAGGGCGAACCTTAATCTGACCCTGTAAGCCTTGAGCGTCTTGAACTGCGCCGAGCTCAATCAAATCATCTAGGGAAGGTGTATTCATATTGAAGCCACCTCAACTCCCCAAATAACACTACCAGTAAATTCTGCTACCAAAGACTTCATCATTGAGAGAAAGTCTTTGGATTTGAAGTCTTTAGACTGCAGGATTGTTTTTGATTAAACGAACTACTGTTGGAGAGATCTGCGCGCCAACACCAGTCCAATAGGTCAAACGATCTTGAGCAATACGCATTGCTTGCTCAGTCGCTGCTGCCTGTGGATTGAAGTAACCAATACGCTCGATAAAGTTCGAGTCGCGACGATTGCGCTTGTCTGTAGCCACGATGCTATAAAAAGGGCGCTTCTTTGAACCGCCGCGTGCCAGTCGAATGACGACCATACTTATTCCTTAAAATCTAAAATGAAAACAGGTTGATTACAACCCAATGAAATTACTACAAAATCTTGGGCTCCAACTAACTGAGCAAATTAATAAAACAAATGCACGGTATAGCGGAAAACCTCATATTCTAGACGAAAACCCCTACTTGATCCACCTATTTAAGCGGGCACCCTTTTAGCTTCAACAGTAGAATAGATTACAAGCAAAGCTAAAATAATTATTAAAATCAATTACTTACAGAATTATTACCATGAAAACTGCCATTTTTAGACCCTCCAGAGGCCCTATAAAGCGCTTTTTTCTAATTCTTTCTTGCCTCGGCTTAAGTTTTTTGACTGCCTGTGCCAATGTGATTCCGCCCTGCAACGCCAAAACCAGCCCTCCCAGCACTGAATTCCGAAACACCAAATGGGAGCTAGTTCGCTGGAATCTCGCACCTAATGCCAGAGGCGAGGTTCGTGCCAGACAAATTCCTCAGGGTGACAATAGCAACCCAATCCAAATCATCTTTGATGTCAATGGTGAACATGTGAGTGGGTCTACAGGATGCAATCGCTTTACTGCTCGCATTACTGAAGATGCCAGAGGCTTTACGCTGGATCAAATAGCCGCTACAAAGATGGCTTGCACACCACAACGCATGGAGCTAGAGAATGACTTTCTCTATGAATTAAATGATTACCGCTCGATTGTGCGCAATGGCGATCAGCTACTGATGATTGGCGTGGATCGTCAAGTCTTAAGCTTTATGCAAAAAAGTAGTATTCCAAAATAAAATACCCTTTATCGCAATTGAAATTCATCACTGAAAGTCTGAATGAAAAAGTACAAACTCCTATTCTGCTCACTCGGATTGTTTTTTCCGGGGACTGGCTTGAACTGTTTTTATTTGCAAGGACTTAAATCCTTCTGGGGTTGGGCTCAACTATTTTCATTTATTGGTGGAATTGCTGGTTGGCTGATTCTCAAAGACTCGCAATTTAATTCTGCGCCTGGTTGGGTTCTCATCACCTTTGGCTTTATCAGCTTCGAGGCGAGCTGGCTAACCACCATAGCTTATGGTTTACGTGCTGATGAAAAGTGGGATGCAGAATTTAATCCAAACATAGATCCGAGCAAAGCAACTAAATCAGGCTGGCCGGTTGTATTAACTGTGATCTTTTCTTTAGTATTTGGCGCTGGCGTCATGATGACCTTCCTCGCCATTGCCTTTGAGCAATTCTTTATTTCACAGCTTCAGGAAGCAAGAAAGCTATCCCAGTAATGCAGATAGCTTTTTGAATGGTGGTGACAGTTTTTTAAATCCTAAAACTGTTCCGCTGTCAGCGCATTAGTGGAATGCCCGCTCTCTAGGATCGAGGTTGCTAGAGCTTGAGATTGTGGCAATAGATTTTCTGCAAAGAAGCGAGCAGTAGCAATCTTGGCATCATAGAAATTCGGGTCGCCTGCACGCAACTCTTGGGCAGCAAGTAAGGCACGTGCCATTTGCCAGGCACCCAATACCAAGCCACATAAACGTAAGTAAGCAAAGCTACCGGCGTACACAGCCTTAATATCTGTCTTAGCATTTGCCACAATAAACTCAACAGCAGATTCAAAAGCAATTCGTGCCGCGGTTAATTGCTTCTGCACTGCTTTTGCATCTGCGGTGCCACTGCTTGCGAGATCTTTTTCAGTTTGCTGAATTTTTTCAGAGAATAGTTTTGCAGTTGCGCCACCATCACGCACCGTTTTTCTACCAATCAGATCATTTGCCTGAATAGCTGTAGTGCCCTCATAGATTGTCAGAATACGAGCATCACGATAATGTTGCGCTGCGCCTGTCTCTTCAATGAATCCCATGCCACCGTGCACTTGCACACCGAGGCTAGCCACCTCAATCGACATTTCAGTTGAGAACCCTTTCACAATCGGCACCAGAAATTCATAAACTGCTTGACTCTGCTTGCGAGCGGCTTCATCAGGGGATGCATGTTGGGCATCATATGCAGCAGCCGCGTAATACGCCAAGGCTCTAGATGCCTCGATATAGCCGCGCATAGTCATCAGCATCCGCTTTACATCTGGCTGATGAATAATTGCTACAGGACCTGGAGAGCCAGCTAGATCACGACTTTGCACTCGGTCTTTGGCATACTGCACCGCTTTTTGATAGGCACGCTCTGCAACCGCAATACCTTGCATACCCACTGCAAAGCGAGCTGCATTCATCATCACGAACATATACTCCAGCCCACGATTTTCTTCGCCTACTAAATATCCAGTTGCACCACCATGATCGCCAAACTGTAAGACTGCAGTTGGGCTAGCCTTAATGCCAAGCTTGTGTTCAATCGAGACACAGTGAACATCATTACGCTCACCAAGTGAGTCATCTGCATTCACCAAGAACTTCGGCACCACAAATAAAGAAATACCTTTCACACCTTCTGGAGCATCTGGCGTTCTAGCTAATACGAGATGGACAATATTCTTTGCCATGTCGTGCTCACCATAGGTGATGTAGATCTTGGTGCCAAAAATTTTGTATGCGCCATCAGTTTCAGGCACAGCACGAGCACGCACCATTGATAGATCAGAGCCCGCTTGAGGCTCCGTGAGACACATGGAGCCAGTCCACTCCCCAGAAATCATCTTCGGCACATAGCGCTCTTGCAACTCAGGGCTTGCTGCAGTTAACAAAGCCTCAATTGCACCATCGGTCAGCATTGGGCATAAAGCAAACGATAGGCTAGCCGAATGAACCATCTCAAAACATGCAGTTGCAATGAGCTTTGGTAAGCCTTGACCACCAAACTCTGCAGGATGAACAACGCCCTGCCAACCTGCTGCAGCAAATTGCTCAAAAGCATCTTTAAAGCCAGGTGTAGTTGTAACGATGCCATCCTTTAAAGAGCTAGGATTTTGATCACCGGCCCAATTAAGGGGTGCTACAACGTCTTGATTGAATTTGGCAGACTCTTCCAAAATTGCTGGGGCTAAATCGACATCAGCTCCAGCCTCAGCATAGGAAGGATAAGAAACAACCTGAGACAGCCCCGCTAGCTCGTTCATCACAAATAGCATGTCTTTTACTGGGGCTACATAAGGCATAAGTATTCCTATGAATTAGGTGTAAAGATAGTTAAGGGGATGTCTTAGACAAGCAAGTTAGTTAGTTCAGGTACAGCGGTATTTAAGTCAGCAACGAGACCATAATCAGCAACACTAAAGATTGGTGCTTCTGGATCTTTGTTAATCGCTACGATCACCTTAGAGTCCTTCATTCCAGCTAAATGCTGAATAGCGCCAGAGATACCTACTGCAATGTACAACTGTGGAGCAACAATCTTGCCAGTCTGGCCTACTTGATAGTCGTTTGGAACATAACCAGCATCCACTGCAGCGCGCGATGCGCCTAGGGCTGCACCTAGCTTGTCAGCCAATGGCACAACGATCTCTTGATACTTCTCGCCAGAACCTAAACCACGACCACCCGAAACGATCACTTTGGCGGCAGTCAATTCAGGGCGATCTGACTTAGTCAACTCGCGACCCACAAAAGATGATTTGCCAGAAACCTCAGCAGCCGTTTGCTTTTCTACTGCAGCAGATCCACCGCTTGCAGCAACTGGATCAAAACCGGTTGTACGAACAGTAATTACTTTGATAGGGTCAGCGGATTGCACAGTAGCAATCGCATTGCCGGCATAAATCGGGCGCTCAAAAGTATCAGTCGAGACAACCTTAGTGATATCCGATAACTGTGCAACATCTAACTTTGCAGCCACCCTTGGTAAAACATTCTTACCATTGGCAGTTGCTGGAGCCAAGATGTGGCTATATCCGTTAGCAATCGAAAGAATCTGCGCAGCTAAAGGCTCCGCCAGTTGATCGGCTAATGATGCAGAATCTACCTGAATCACTTTACGCACACCAGCAATTTGGGCAGCAGCCGAAGCGGCAGCATCAGCGCCACTACCAGCTACTAATACATCTACCTCAGGGGAACACTGTAAAGCGGCTGCTACCGCATTGAGCGTGGCTGCCTTTAAGGATTGATTATCGTGTTCAGCAATAACAAGTGCGGCCATTTAAATCACCTTCGCTTCATTTTTAAGTTTATCTACCAAAGCCGCTACATCAGCTACCATCACACCGGCAGAGCGCTTGGGTGGCTCTTCTACTTTGAGGGTTTTAAGACGTGGGGCAATGTCTACACCAAGATCTTCGGGTTTTACAATTTCCAAAGTCTTTTTCTTCGCCTTCATGATGTTTGGCAAAGTTACATAACGCGGCTCATTTAAACGCAAGTCAGTAGTAATAACCGCAGGTAAGGTAATCGCGATTGTTTCTAAGCCACCATCTACCTCGCGAGTCACACTTGCTTTACCGTCTGCAACCACTACTTTGGAAGCAAAAGTGGCTTGCGGAATATCCATCAAGCTCGCCAGCATCTGTCCAGTCTGATTGCTATCGTCATCAATTGCTTGCTTACCCAAAATTACAATCTGCGCTTGTTCTTTTTCAGAAAGGGCTTTCAGAATTTTCGCAACTGCTAAAGGCTGCAACTCGGCATCAGTTTCTACCAAGATAGCGCGATCAGCGCCAATTGCTAAAGCAGTACGCAATGTTTCCTGACATTGCGTTGGGCCGGCAGAAACTACTACTATCTCAGTCGCAACGCCTGACTCCTTGAGTCGAACCGCCTCTTCCACTGCAATCTCATCAAAAGGATTCATACTCATTTTGACATTCGCCAAATCGACACCGGAGTTATCTGATTTAACTCGAATTTTGACGTTGTAATCAACGACACGCTTTACTGCGACTAAGATTTTCATGCTGAATTCTCTATTTTTGAGTAACTTTTCTATTTTATCCGTCTAGCACCAATTAGAGTTAGACGTCGATTGCTGAAGCGGATCCTGCCTGCTTACGCAATTCAAACTTCTGAATCTTGCCGGTAGAGGTCTTTGGTAGCTCACAGAAAACAATGGCTCTTGGAACCTTAAAACCAGCCAGATGCTGCTTGCAATGAGCGATGATGTCAGCGGGCGTCACTTCCATACCCGGCTTGATCTCCAAAAATGCGCAAGGTGTCTCGCCCCACTTATCGTCGGGCTTGGCAACCACTGCAGCTGCCATCACTGCTGGATGACGATAGAGAACATCCTCAAGCTCCACAGAGGAAATATTTTCACCACCAGAAATGATGATGTCCTTGCTACGATCTTTCATCTTGATATAGCCATCAGGGTTCATCACTGCTAAATCACCAGAATGAAACCAGCCTCCCTCAAAGGCCTCTTTAGTTGCCTTCTCATTCTTGAGGTAACCCTTCATGGCGATATTGCCCTTAAACATAATTTCGCCCATGGTCTCACCATCAGCAGGCACAGGCTTAAGAGTCTCAGGATCAAGAACGGCAATTGCTTGTTGCATGTGATAACGAACACCTTGACGGGCATTGAGGCGAGCCCGCTCACCAATATCTACCTCATTCCACTCATCCTGCTTTACACAAACTGCTGCAGGACCGTAGACCTCAGTTAATCCGTAGACGTGCGTCAAATCAAAACCGAGCTTTTCCATGCCCTCAATAATCGAAGCTGGAGGTGCGGCGCCTGCGATTAAACCCTTCACTCCAGGAGGTACACCCTCCTTTAATTCATCGGGAGCATTGACTAATAGGTTATGCACAATGGGAGCCGCACAGTAATGCGTAACACCGTGCTCTTTAATGGCAGCAAAAATATGTTGCGCATCAACGCGACGTAGACAGACATTAATACCTGCACGAGCAGCTATCGTCCAGGGGAAGCACCAACCATTGCAATGGAACATGGGGAGTGTCCAGAGATAAATAGGGTGCTTATTAATATCCCAATCCAAAATATTCGAGACAGCATTAATCGCTGCGCCACGATGGTGATACACCACACCTTTTGGATTGCCGGTAGTTCCTGATGTGTAATTGAGGCAAATGGCTTGCCACTCATCCGCAGGGACTTGCCATGCAAACTGGGGGTCGCCCTCAGATAAGAGCTTCTCATAAGTCAGTGTGCCTAACTTCTCACCAGGAACATCAAACTCTTTTTCCTCGACATCAATTACTAAAAACTCACGGCCACTTTCTTTCTTGGCGATCTCAAGGGCTTTTTTCATCACCCCTGAAAATTCGGGATCCACCATCACCACTTTTGCCTCACCATGATTCAACATAAAGGCAACTGACTCTGGATCAAGGCGGGTGTTTAAGGCATTCAATACCGCTCCAGCCATCGGGATTCCGAAGTGCGCCTCAACCATTGGGGGTGTATTAGGCAACATCACGGCAACGGTATCACCCAAGCCAATTCCATGCTTTTGCAGAGCGCTTGCTAGGCGACGACAACGATCATAAGTCTGACTCCAAGTCTGGCGCAGCTTGCCATGAACGATTGCCAAGCGATCTGGATACACCTGGGCCGATCGCTCAAGAAATAATAGTGGGGTAATCGGAGTGAAGTTGGCTGAGTTTCGCTCTAAACCTTGCTCAAAAATATTAGCCATATGCGCCTTAAATATTGGTCTTTTTTTAATCTGAACTTCTAATTTCAATTAGATATCTGCGAGTGCTTTCACATGCGCAACCACGCTGCGGCCTAAAGCAGAAAGGTTATAGCCACCCTCTAGGCAACTGACAATGCGACCTTGAGCATATTGGTTTGCAACCTCTTTAAGCTGCTTAGTCATCCAAGCATAGTCATCCTCTACCAAGCCCATCTGCCCCAAATCATCCTCACGGTGAGCATCAAAGCCTGCAGAGATGATGATGAGCTCTGGCTCAAAGTCTCGTAAACGAGGCAACCACTGCTCTTCCACTATCGAGCGAACAACATCACCACGTGTAGATGCAGGAAGCGGAACATTTACCATATTGTTTGCCCCATCTAAGCCGCTGTAGGGATAAAACGGGTGCTGAAAGAAACTACACATCAGCACATTAGGGTCATTAAAGAACGCTGCTTCAGTACCATTACCATGATGAACATCGAAGTCAATAATGGCGACACGCTCAATGCCATACTCTTCCATCGCATATCGTGCTGCTACGGCAACATTATCAAAAACACAAAATCCCATAGAGCGGGTTGGCTCCGCATGGTGACCTGGCGGGCGCACCGCACAAAACACATTTTCAACTTCACCCTTCATAACCGCATCTACACCGGCAATGGCCGCACCCGCAGCACGCAAAGCGGCACTCCAAGTATGAGGGTTCATAATAGTGTCACCATCGAGCATGAAGTAACCGCTAGCAGGCGAACGCTCTTTAACAAAGGCGATATGATCTGGGCTGTGAACTAACTCCAATTGGTCTTCAGTTGCTAATGGCGCATCTAAATGATGCAGAAAGCGATCTACACCACTGCGAATCAGTTGATCATTAATTGCCTGAATGCGCTCTGGGCACTCGGGATGATGACTACCCATCTCATGCTTTAGAAAGTCTGGATGAGTTATGTATCCTGTTGTCATTACTAGAAATCCTCAATAGCAAAACTATTATTTTTATAATTTAATTAAACCTAGCAGAACATCAAAAACCCACTTTCTTATCCATGAATTTTCGCATCTCCAATCTCACATCAATACTATTCACAACCCTACTGCTAGGGGCATGCTCCAGCATCCCCACTCAGCAAGTTAGCCCTACAGAGACTATCGTAAACCAGTCTGAAGATGTCGCAACAGAAGCCCGTTTTAGCCAAAATCTCAATGAATTAATCGCTCAAATTGCCCAAACCCAAGGAATCCCTCAGACCAGCCTTGAATTAGGCTTCTCTGATGCTAAAACGATCCCCTCCATACGCAAATTGGTATTACCCCCATCGGGCAGCTTTAAAAAGAATTGGGTCGCCTATCGCAAGCGTTTTATTGAGCCAGTTCGCCTGAAAGCTGGCAAGGTCTTTTGGGAGCAAAACCAGGCATTCTTAAGCAAGGTTGAGCAAGAATCAGGCGTCCCAGCCGAAATCATCGTCTCCATTATTGGTATTGAAACCATTTATGGCCGTCAAACTGGTAATTACCGGGTCAAGGATGCACTTTCTACATTAGCTTTTAGCTACCCAGATACACCCAACAAAGCCAGTCGAGAGCAGCTCTTTAAAGACCAACTGCAAGAACTCATCTTGATGTGCTGGACTGAAGGGGGTGGCAGCTTGCCCGCCAATAATAGTCAGCAAGGATTGAATCAAACTCGCTTTAATGCCTGCCTGAATCAGAACAGCTCCTATGCTGGTGCGATTGGCCTGCCACAGTTCATGCCAAGTAGTATTCGCAGCTTCGCAGTAGATGGCGATGGTGATGGGCGCATTGACCTTAAACAAAGTCCTAAGGATGCTATTGCTAGCGTGGCTAACTTTATGAGAAAGCATGGCTGGCAACCTGGCATGCCGATTTACTTCCCTGTGCAGGAAGGGGCAGTCAGTGAGGCGAGAGCGCTAGCAGATGGAGAGCCACAACTCAAATACTCGGTTCAAGAGCTCATCGCAAAAGGCATCCTCACTAAAGAGCAAGGCGATCTTCAGGCTGGGGGTGTTGAACCACAAAGCAAGGCCCTCATTGTTGATCTACCTTACCCCGACAAAGATGGTGGTGATCAGGTTCGTTACGTAGTTGGACTTAATAATTTTCTGACGATTGTGCAATACAACCGCAGTTACTTTTACGCACAAAGTGTTGCTGAGTTTGCAGAAGTGCTAGGCTATAAAAATCAAAGCGTAGTTCCCACTACCGCAAGCAAAGCGAAGTCAGAAACAAAGTCAGGAGAACCGGTCAAACCTAAACCGAAGAAGCCTGCTAATAAGAAAAAACAGAAACAGGCTTAATAGCTTAGATTGGATGTATTACGCTGGGAAAACTCCAGTAGAAAGATAACGGTCGCCACGGTCGCAGACAATAAAGACAATCGTGGCATTTTCTACTTGGCGAGCAATTCGTAAGGCAACAACCAAAGCCCCGCCAGCTGAAATACCGCAGAAGATACCCTCTTCAGCAGCAAGGCGACGGGCCATTTCTTCAGCATCTGCCTGGCTTACATACTCAATACGATCAACCTTGTCGCCCTGATAAATCTTTGGCAGATACTCTGGAGCCCATTTACGAATACCAGGAATCTGCGAACCCTCTTCAGGTTGCGCACCAATAATCTGAATAGCGGGATTCATGGACTTGAGATAAGTAGAGACCCCGGTAATAGTTCCAGTAGTACCCATCGCGGAAATGAAATGAGTTACTTGACCATCTGTATCGCGCCAGATTTCCGGGCCAGTAGTCTCGATGTGAGCACGTGGGTTATCCGGATTTGCAAATTGATCTAACAATCTACCGCGGCCCTCTTTTTGCAATTGCAGTGCATAGTCACGGGCAAACTCCATACCCCCAGAGGCTGCCGTCAGAATTAATTCAGCTCCATAGGCAGCCATACTTTGTCGACGCTCAATACTTTGATTCTCGGGCATCACCAAAACCATCTTGTAGCCCAACATCGCAGCAGTCATGGCTAAAGCAATACCAGTATTACCGCTAGTTGCTTCAATGAGAGTGTCGCCAGGCTTGATTTCACCTCGCTCTTGAGCACGAAGGATCATCGACAGCGCAGGCCGGTCCTTAACCGACCCCGCTGGATTATTACCCTCCAACTTTCCTAGAATCAGATTACCTTTTAAATCGTTATCAGCGCCAGGAATACGTTGCAAACGAACCAGGGGCGTATTACCCACGGTCTGCGAAATAGTTAAGTAAGAAGGTGTGCTCATGAAACCATTTTAGCCATAAGCCAGGCTAGACGTAAAAGGGTTTAATTTCGGCGATTTCCTTCCGCACGATCCGCACTATGGCGAGAGCTAGTTTGACCACGAGGGCTGCGTCTACCAGCCTTGACTCCCTCTTTATTCGTCCTACCATGCGGTTCACGAAAGGAGCTGGGCGCCTCAATAGTTAAGCCGTTATCCACCATCTTTTCAACTGATTTCATACCAATGCCACGTACGCGTTTTTGTAAATCATTAGCATCCTGAAAATGCCCGCCATCTAAACGCTCCGCAATAATGGTTTTCGCTTTCGAAGGTCCGATACCTTTGATACTCTCCAGCTCAGACTGGGTGGCCGTATTGACGTTAATTGGTGAGGCTGAAGATAAAGCTGAGACAGCCACCAATACCGAAAATACTAAGGACTTTAATAATTGATTCATGTAATCTCCATCGGTTAATAAAAAATCCACTCACACGAAGTGCAAGTGGATCAGTTACAACGAATGGATCTAAAAAAGGTTTACTATTTTCTGTGAATGACGTGAGAATCGGAAATCAATTACGGATCACTAAGAAGATGCTTATTCAGGCTTAGTGGCTCAGGATAAATTGGGCTGCACGCTTGATAAGCTCATCCTCAGTTTGATTAAAGCCATGATAAGCAAAAGATTCACAGACGTTACCTTCACTCACACCACCTTCCATAATCTCAAGGCGAGAAACTAAACCTGCTCGCCTACCCTCAATTAAATTTCTAGATGCTGAAATTGGCGTACCACGACAAGCATCATCTTGATGGTGTATTGCGAGTACCGGCAGATTAACTTCCTCATTTATTGTTGCAGTTCTAACCGTACCCGCAACAATAATCCCGGATAGGAGGTTTGCAATCTGAGGGGATTTGTTTACAAAATTACTAGCCGTTGATGTTCCCATGCTGTGGCCAAAAATCCAAATGGGCAACCTAGTTCTAGACCGATAAAAAGCAATAGTCTCTGCCACCCGCTGAAGGTGATCTTCTCGATCCCTCTTATCCCCACGTTTCAGATCTCCTAAATCATAAGGAGTGTCTACTAAAACGGCATCAATTTGATATTGGGCCCACTGGTCTACAGATCTAACAAAAGTATGCCTGCTCCGGATTTGACCATCCTCCCGGATATGCAATTGGCCACCACCCCCAGGATAAAGCAGCACCAATGCTTTAGGTTGATGAGCCTGAATGAAGAGCGTACGCGTAGGCTTTTCATCAGAATGGGGTATATCTAGAACTTGAGAAAATACCCCATTAGAAATCAGGCATAAGAAAAGCCAAGCAGATAGTCTAATTACCAATGATTCCCTTAAGACCAGTGTAAATCGAAACTGCAGTAGTGCCGAGTGCAACAATAGTTCCACC from Polynucleobacter sp. AP-Jannik-300A-C4 encodes the following:
- a CDS encoding histone deacetylase family protein codes for the protein MTTGYITHPDFLKHEMGSHHPECPERIQAINDQLIRSGVDRFLHHLDAPLATEDQLELVHSPDHIAFVKERSPASGYFMLDGDTIMNPHTWSAALRAAGAAIAGVDAVMKGEVENVFCAVRPPGHHAEPTRSMGFCVFDNVAVAARYAMEEYGIERVAIIDFDVHHGNGTEAAFFNDPNVLMCSFFQHPFYPYSGLDGANNMVNVPLPASTRGDVVRSIVEEQWLPRLRDFEPELIIISAGFDAHREDDLGQMGLVEDDYAWMTKQLKEVANQYAQGRIVSCLEGGYNLSALGRSVVAHVKALADI
- the mltB gene encoding lytic murein transglycosylase B, coding for MNFRISNLTSILFTTLLLGACSSIPTQQVSPTETIVNQSEDVATEARFSQNLNELIAQIAQTQGIPQTSLELGFSDAKTIPSIRKLVLPPSGSFKKNWVAYRKRFIEPVRLKAGKVFWEQNQAFLSKVEQESGVPAEIIVSIIGIETIYGRQTGNYRVKDALSTLAFSYPDTPNKASREQLFKDQLQELILMCWTEGGGSLPANNSQQGLNQTRFNACLNQNSSYAGAIGLPQFMPSSIRSFAVDGDGDGRIDLKQSPKDAIASVANFMRKHGWQPGMPIYFPVQEGAVSEARALADGEPQLKYSVQELIAKGILTKEQGDLQAGGVEPQSKALIVDLPYPDKDGGDQVRYVVGLNNFLTIVQYNRSYFYAQSVAEFAEVLGYKNQSVVPTTASKAKSETKSGEPVKPKPKKPANKKKQKQA
- a CDS encoding acyl-CoA dehydrogenase, whose protein sequence is MPYVAPVKDMLFVMNELAGLSQVVSYPSYAEAGADVDLAPAILEESAKFNQDVVAPLNWAGDQNPSSLKDGIVTTTPGFKDAFEQFAAAGWQGVVHPAEFGGQGLPKLIATACFEMVHSASLSFALCPMLTDGAIEALLTAASPELQERYVPKMISGEWTGSMCLTEPQAGSDLSMVRARAVPETDGAYKIFGTKIYITYGEHDMAKNIVHLVLARTPDAPEGVKGISLFVVPKFLVNADDSLGERNDVHCVSIEHKLGIKASPTAVLQFGDHGGATGYLVGEENRGLEYMFVMMNAARFAVGMQGIAVAERAYQKAVQYAKDRVQSRDLAGSPGPVAIIHQPDVKRMLMTMRGYIEASRALAYYAAAAYDAQHASPDEAARKQSQAVYEFLVPIVKGFSTEMSIEVASLGVQVHGGMGFIEETGAAQHYRDARILTIYEGTTAIQANDLIGRKTVRDGGATAKLFSEKIQQTEKDLASSGTADAKAVQKQLTAARIAFESAVEFIVANAKTDIKAVYAGSFAYLRLCGLVLGAWQMARALLAAQELRAGDPNFYDAKIATARFFAENLLPQSQALATSILESGHSTNALTAEQF
- a CDS encoding electron transfer flavoprotein subunit alpha/FixB family protein; amino-acid sequence: MAALVIAEHDNQSLKAATLNAVAAALQCSPEVDVLVAGSGADAAASAAAQIAGVRKVIQVDSASLADQLAEPLAAQILSIANGYSHILAPATANGKNVLPRVAAKLDVAQLSDITKVVSTDTFERPIYAGNAIATVQSADPIKVITVRTTGFDPVAASGGSAAVEKQTAAEVSGKSSFVGRELTKSDRPELTAAKVIVSGGRGLGSGEKYQEIVVPLADKLGAALGASRAAVDAGYVPNDYQVGQTGKIVAPQLYIAVGISGAIQHLAGMKDSKVIVAINKDPEAPIFSVADYGLVADLNTAVPELTNLLV
- a CDS encoding META domain-containing protein gives rise to the protein MKTAIFRPSRGPIKRFFLILSCLGLSFLTACANVIPPCNAKTSPPSTEFRNTKWELVRWNLAPNARGEVRARQIPQGDNSNPIQIIFDVNGEHVSGSTGCNRFTARITEDARGFTLDQIAATKMACTPQRMELENDFLYELNDYRSIVRNGDQLLMIGVDRQVLSFMQKSSIPK
- a CDS encoding acyl-CoA synthetase yields the protein MANIFEQGLERNSANFTPITPLLFLERSAQVYPDRLAIVHGKLRQTWSQTYDRCRRLASALQKHGIGLGDTVAVMLPNTPPMVEAHFGIPMAGAVLNALNTRLDPESVAFMLNHGEAKVVMVDPEFSGVMKKALEIAKKESGREFLVIDVEEKEFDVPGEKLGTLTYEKLLSEGDPQFAWQVPADEWQAICLNYTSGTTGNPKGVVYHHRGAAINAVSNILDWDINKHPIYLWTLPMFHCNGWCFPWTIAARAGINVCLRRVDAQHIFAAIKEHGVTHYCAAPIVHNLLVNAPDELKEGVPPGVKGLIAGAAPPASIIEGMEKLGFDLTHVYGLTEVYGPAAVCVKQDEWNEVDIGERARLNARQGVRYHMQQAIAVLDPETLKPVPADGETMGEIMFKGNIAMKGYLKNEKATKEAFEGGWFHSGDLAVMNPDGYIKMKDRSKDIIISGGENISSVELEDVLYRHPAVMAAAVVAKPDDKWGETPCAFLEIKPGMEVTPADIIAHCKQHLAGFKVPRAIVFCELPKTSTGKIQKFELRKQAGSASAIDV
- a CDS encoding electron transfer flavoprotein subunit beta/FixA family protein → MKILVAVKRVVDYNVKIRVKSDNSGVDLANVKMSMNPFDEIAVEEAVRLKESGVATEIVVVSAGPTQCQETLRTALAIGADRAILVETDAELQPLAVAKILKALSEKEQAQIVILGKQAIDDDSNQTGQMLASLMDIPQATFASKVVVADGKASVTREVDGGLETIAITLPAVITTDLRLNEPRYVTLPNIMKAKKKTLEIVKPEDLGVDIAPRLKTLKVEEPPKRSAGVMVADVAALVDKLKNEAKVI
- the cysM gene encoding cysteine synthase CysM — its product is MSTPSYLTISQTVGNTPLVRLQRIPGADNDLKGNLILGKLEGNNPAGSVKDRPALSMILRAQERGEIKPGDTLIEATSGNTGIALAMTAAMLGYKMVLVMPENQSIERRQSMAAYGAELILTAASGGMEFARDYALQLQKEGRGRLLDQFANPDNPRAHIETTGPEIWRDTDGQVTHFISAMGTTGTITGVSTYLKSMNPAIQIIGAQPEEGSQIPGIRKWAPEYLPKIYQGDKVDRIEYVSQADAEEMARRLAAEEGIFCGISAGGALVVALRIARQVENATIVFIVCDRGDRYLSTGVFPA
- the rimM gene encoding ribosome maturation factor RimM (Essential for efficient processing of 16S rRNA), whose translation is MNTPSLDDLIELGAVQDAQGLQGQIKVRPHSTDPVALLSSKELWLSLIPRRSAGVAASHEQASLELYKVKQAKMHSGTVVIALEGITDRDQAEALKGARILVAREVFPKAGSDSYYWVDLIGCKAINLEGESLGEVIDVNDNGAHGIIALGDPETKTVKQLVPFVKEAVQNVDLANRLITLDWQPDW
- the rpsP gene encoding 30S ribosomal protein S16, whose protein sequence is MVVIRLARGGSKKRPFYSIVATDKRNRRDSNFIERIGYFNPQAAATEQAMRIAQDRLTYWTGVGAQISPTVVRLIKNNPAV